Proteins encoded within one genomic window of Agelaius phoeniceus isolate bAgePho1 chromosome 9, bAgePho1.hap1, whole genome shotgun sequence:
- the SAMD8 gene encoding sphingomyelin synthase-related protein 1 — protein MAGSNQLCIRRWTTKNVAKWLKEEGFCEYVDLLCNRHRLDGITLLTLTEYDLRSPPLEIKILGDIKRLMLSIRKLQKQHVDVLEELGYTSDGHAGTVSPAGSLQGGDWFCNGEVPRDYDGPITDLNGDQYQYANGKNKHATRRLDPEYWKTVLSCVYVFIVFGFTSFVMVIVHERVPDMQTYPPLPDIFLDSVPRIPWAFAMTEVCGVILCYIWLLVLLLHKHRSILLRRLCSLMGTVFLLRCITMFVTSLSVPGQHLQCTGKLYGNVWAKLQRAFAIWSGFGMTLTGVHTCGDYMFSGHTVVLTMLNFFVTEYTPRSWNFLHTLSWVLNLFGIFFILAAHEHYSIDVFIAFYITTRLFLYYHTLANTRAYHQSRRARIWFPMFSFFECNVNGTVPNEYCWPFSKPTILKRLIG, from the exons ATGGCGGGCAGTAACCAGCTCTGCATTCGACGCTGGACTACCAAGAACGTGGCCAAGTGGCTGAAGGAAGAAGGCTTCTGTGAGTACGTGGATCTTCTGTGCAACCGACACAGGCTGGATGGAATTACCCTGCTGACACTTACTGAGTATGACTTGCGgtctcctcctctggaaatcAAAATCTTGGGGGATATCAAGAGGCTGATGTTGTCCATACGCAAACTGCAGAAGCAGCATGTTGATGTCCTGGAAGAGCTGGGTTACACCAGTGATGGTCATGCTGGCACAGTGTCCCCAGCTGGTTCACTACAGGGGGGAGATTGGTTTTGTAATGGTGAGGTACCTCGGGACTATGATGGACCAATTACTGACTTGAATGGTGATCAGTATCAATATGCAAACGGAAAAAACAAACATGCCACACGAAGACTGGACCCAGAGTACTGGAAGACAGTTTTAAGTTGTGTGTATGTCTTCATAGTGTTTGGCTTTACATCATTTGTCATGGTGATAGTACACGAGCGAGTACCTGACATGCAAACATATCCACCTCTGCCGGACATATTTCTAGATAG tGTCCCTAGGATACCGTGGGCTTTTGCTATGACTGAAGTATGTGGTGTAATTCTTTGCTACATTTGGCTCTTGGTTCTTCTGCTTCACAAACACAG ATCTATTCTGCTGCGCAGGCTGTGCAGCCTCATGGGGACAGTGTTTCTATTACGCTGCATTACAATGTTTGTTACCTCACTCTCCGTGCCAGGACAGCACTTGCAGTGTACTGGAAAG TTGTATGGCAATGTTTGGGCCAAACTCCAGCGGGCATTTGCAATTTGGAGTGGCTTTGGAATGACTCTGACTGGAGTGCATACATGTGGAGATTATATGTTCAGTGGTCACACTGTCGTCCTGACCATGCTCAACTTCTTTGTCACAGAAT ATACGCCAAGGAGCTGGAACTTCTTGCACACATTGTCTTGGGTCCTGAATCTCTTTGGAATCTTCTTCATTTTGGCTGCACATGAACATTATTCTATAGATGTCTTCATTGCCTTTTACATCACAACAAGGCTCTTTTTGTATTACCATACATTGGCTAATACCAGAGCATATCATCAGAGTAGGAGGGCAAGGATATGGTTTcctatgttttctttttttgaatgCAATGTTAATGGTACTGTTCCCAATGAGTATTGCTGGCCCTTTTCAAAACCTACTATACTAAAAAGATTAATTGGTTGA